From one Pedobacter faecalis genomic stretch:
- a CDS encoding single-stranded DNA-binding protein: MSGINKVILVGHLGKDPEVRHLDGGVTVASFPLATSENYVKDGKRIEQTEWHNIVLWRGLAEVASKYLQKGKLVYIEGKLRTRSFEDRERVKKYITEVVAENFTVLGRKSDFEPATGATPESNTNGSTSRSAVNYNESDDPSGDLPF, translated from the coding sequence ATGTCAGGTATAAACAAAGTTATTTTAGTTGGTCACCTGGGTAAGGACCCGGAAGTCAGACATTTAGATGGCGGGGTAACCGTTGCCAGCTTTCCGTTGGCTACATCAGAGAATTATGTTAAAGATGGCAAACGAATTGAACAAACAGAATGGCATAATATTGTTCTTTGGCGCGGTCTTGCCGAAGTAGCGTCTAAATATCTTCAAAAAGGAAAGCTGGTTTATATAGAAGGCAAACTTCGCACCCGCTCTTTTGAAGACCGCGAACGGGTAAAAAAATACATCACCGAAGTAGTGGCAGAAAATTTTACCGTACTTGGTCGCAAAAGTGACTTTGAACCAGCAACAGGAGCCACTCCTGAAAGTAATACCAACGGCAGTACTTCCAGGAGTGCTGTAAATTATAATGAAAGTGACGATCCTTCCGGCGATCTGCCGTTTTAG
- the mutY gene encoding A/G-specific adenine glycosylase — protein MNFQNELIKWYLYNKRALPWRETTDAYVIWISEIIMQQTRVEQGLPYFNKFLAAFPTVEAFARASETEVLKLWQGLGYYSRGRNMLKTAQDVVQTHGGRFPTAYQDLIKLKGVGPYTAAAISSFSSNENRAVVDGNVYRVLSRYFGISTPINSSQGIKAFQQLAQELTAGQEAAIYNQAIMEFGALQCKPRQPACDTCPLQTGCYAYKHQLTASLPVKMKGREKRVRHFNYFLCQNDNGAVLVKRRPAGDIWQGLYDLPLIETADNFTSDVSFRTRFHDLFGKDASLTYLKEMRHLLTHQTIFVQFFVLDNYIINFNQNADIKWVSTEEFHHLPLPKVIHDFMTEVIKRANY, from the coding sequence ATGAATTTTCAGAACGAGTTGATTAAGTGGTATTTGTATAATAAACGAGCGCTGCCGTGGCGGGAAACTACCGATGCCTATGTGATCTGGATCTCGGAAATCATTATGCAGCAAACCCGGGTGGAACAAGGGCTGCCCTACTTCAATAAGTTCCTCGCCGCCTTCCCCACTGTCGAAGCATTCGCCCGCGCATCGGAAACCGAGGTGCTCAAACTGTGGCAGGGACTGGGCTACTACTCGCGCGGACGCAATATGCTCAAAACAGCACAGGATGTAGTACAAACTCACGGTGGCCGTTTCCCAACCGCATATCAGGACCTCATTAAGCTGAAAGGCGTCGGACCTTACACTGCCGCGGCTATCTCCTCGTTCTCTTCCAACGAAAACAGGGCCGTTGTAGATGGCAATGTTTACCGGGTCCTCTCCAGGTATTTCGGGATATCGACGCCCATAAACAGCAGCCAGGGAATCAAAGCATTTCAACAACTCGCGCAAGAGCTGACCGCCGGTCAGGAAGCGGCTATTTACAACCAGGCCATCATGGAATTTGGCGCATTGCAGTGCAAGCCCAGACAGCCTGCCTGTGATACCTGCCCCTTGCAAACGGGCTGTTATGCTTATAAGCATCAGCTTACGGCCAGCCTGCCTGTAAAAATGAAAGGCCGGGAAAAGCGCGTGCGACATTTCAATTATTTTTTGTGTCAGAATGATAATGGCGCTGTTCTCGTTAAAAGGCGGCCGGCCGGAGACATCTGGCAGGGACTCTACGATCTGCCCCTGATTGAAACCGCCGACAACTTCACTTCGGACGTTTCCTTCAGAACCCGCTTTCATGATCTGTTCGGTAAAGACGCCTCGCTTACGTACCTTAAAGAAATGAGGCACTTGCTGACACACCAAACGATATTTGTCCAATTTTTTGTATTAGACAATTATATCATTAACTTTAATCAGAATGCAGATATAAAATGGGTGTCGACGGAGGAGTTCCATCACCTTCCGCTGCCGAAGGTGATTCACGATTTTATGACTGAAGTAATTAAACGAGCAAATTATTAG
- a CDS encoding HU family DNA-binding protein yields MTKADIISEISTKTGIEKVDVQETVEAFFKVIKNSMISGENVYVRGFGSFVVKKRAQKTARNISKNTAIIIPEHYVPSFKPAKVFVDKVKSNSKKISVEA; encoded by the coding sequence ATGACTAAGGCAGATATTATTTCAGAAATATCAACAAAGACAGGGATTGAAAAGGTAGATGTTCAGGAGACGGTTGAGGCGTTTTTCAAAGTGATCAAGAACAGCATGATCAGCGGAGAAAATGTCTATGTAAGAGGTTTTGGTAGTTTTGTTGTTAAAAAAAGAGCCCAAAAAACTGCAAGAAATATTTCTAAGAATACAGCGATCATCATTCCGGAGCATTATGTTCCAAGCTTTAAGCCGGCGAAAGTATTCGTGGACAAGGTAAAAAGCAATTCTAAGAAAATCAGCGTAGAAGCATAA
- a CDS encoding tetratricopeptide repeat protein, whose amino-acid sequence MFKSIRSKQITLISAIVLIMAFLFSRDIKGLVKPKEEQSGFRKEAAADMISLEEVSQEAKRLLNTDLAKEVIDLEAKFEAADENGKADAALALARKWDDLEQSTPSALYLEIAAKKQPDLMSWVNAGERLLTAFDNSRDTIIQPVLLQKANNAFKEAMKIDSTSLDARSGLGITIVNGMGMPMQGIAMLMDVVKEDPKNLKANMSLATFAIKSGQFDKAISRFKDVVAIKPLPEAYFYMATAYENLGKNAEAIDAYQTSKKLAADPTLSKFIDERVQELKQK is encoded by the coding sequence ATGTTTAAAAGTATCAGGTCTAAGCAAATAACCCTAATCAGTGCGATTGTACTGATTATGGCTTTTTTGTTTAGCCGTGATATTAAAGGGCTGGTAAAACCCAAAGAAGAGCAAAGCGGTTTCAGGAAGGAAGCTGCGGCTGATATGATCAGTCTCGAAGAGGTTTCTCAGGAAGCTAAGCGTTTATTAAACACGGATTTAGCCAAAGAGGTTATCGATCTTGAGGCTAAATTTGAAGCAGCTGATGAAAACGGAAAGGCAGATGCTGCTTTAGCTTTGGCCCGGAAGTGGGATGATCTTGAGCAGAGCACCCCAAGTGCTTTATATCTGGAGATCGCTGCAAAAAAGCAGCCTGATCTTATGAGCTGGGTGAATGCCGGAGAGCGACTGCTTACTGCCTTTGACAATAGCCGGGACACAATAATCCAACCGGTGCTTTTGCAGAAAGCGAATAATGCATTCAAGGAGGCTATGAAGATCGATTCGACGAGCCTTGATGCCAGAAGCGGATTGGGTATAACAATTGTGAATGGTATGGGCATGCCCATGCAGGGTATTGCCATGCTGATGGACGTGGTAAAAGAGGATCCGAAAAACCTGAAGGCAAATATGAGCCTGGCTACCTTCGCCATTAAATCCGGACAATTCGATAAGGCTATATCCAGGTTTAAGGATGTTGTTGCGATAAAGCCGTTGCCGGAGGCCTATTTTTACATGGCTACTGCCTATGAAAACCTGGGCAAGAACGCAGAGGCTATCGATGCCTACCAAACAAGTAAAAAGTTAGCTGCTGATCCAACTTTATCAAAATTTATTGATGAGCGGGTACAGGAGTTAAAACAGAAATAA
- a CDS encoding Rne/Rng family ribonuclease has translation MVKELIVDSSPLGVTIALVEDKQLVELHKEQINNNYAVGDIYLGRIKKIMPGLNAAFVDVGYEKDAFLHYFDLGPQVQSLIKLTRIKRNGTVNGTLLDNFKLENDINKAGKISEVVSKNLLLPVQIAKEPISTKGPRLSSDLSIAGRYIVLVPFSNVISISKKIKSNTERNRLKKIIESIKPKNFGVIIRTVSEGKGVAELQKDLLDSVAKWENFTKKLPEAEPSKRVWGEMDRTSTLIRDILNTEFTNVYVNDSGLFEDIRSYVHEISPEMEKIVKFYKHKEPIFEHFGIEKQIKGAFGKTVNLAGGAYLVVEHTEALHVIDVNSGNRTASKENQEENALQVNKEAAKEIARQLRLRDMGGIVVIDFIDMHKPANRKILFDHLRDLMLLDRAKHTILPPSKFGLVQITRQRVRPEMNIVTSEKCPTCNGTGEIKASIVLMDDIENNLTYILQEQNEKNITLCVHPYIAAYIKKGWLMSLQWKWFFKFGQRIKVKSVPSYSLTEFHFLSAKEEEIKL, from the coding sequence TTGGTAAAAGAATTAATTGTTGATTCCTCCCCATTGGGAGTAACCATAGCTTTAGTTGAAGACAAACAACTTGTAGAACTTCACAAAGAACAGATCAATAACAACTATGCCGTAGGCGACATTTACCTTGGGCGCATTAAGAAAATAATGCCCGGGCTGAATGCTGCTTTTGTTGATGTGGGGTATGAAAAAGATGCCTTCCTGCATTACTTTGATCTTGGTCCGCAAGTACAATCTTTAATAAAGCTAACTCGAATAAAGCGCAATGGAACTGTTAATGGTACATTGCTTGACAACTTTAAGCTGGAAAATGACATTAACAAAGCTGGTAAAATATCGGAGGTTGTAAGTAAGAACCTGCTTCTTCCGGTTCAAATTGCCAAAGAGCCCATTTCCACAAAAGGACCCCGGCTTAGTTCCGATCTTTCTATAGCGGGCCGTTATATCGTATTGGTACCATTTTCCAATGTGATTTCCATTTCAAAAAAGATCAAAAGCAATACCGAGCGTAACCGTCTTAAGAAAATCATCGAAAGCATTAAGCCGAAGAATTTCGGAGTAATTATCCGCACGGTGTCTGAAGGCAAGGGCGTTGCGGAACTTCAGAAGGACCTGCTGGATTCTGTTGCTAAATGGGAAAATTTCACCAAGAAACTTCCTGAGGCGGAACCTTCCAAACGTGTATGGGGAGAAATGGACCGGACATCAACATTGATCCGTGACATCCTGAACACCGAGTTCACCAATGTTTATGTAAACGACAGTGGACTGTTCGAAGATATACGGTCTTATGTGCATGAGATATCGCCGGAGATGGAAAAGATCGTTAAGTTTTACAAACACAAGGAGCCTATTTTTGAACACTTCGGTATCGAAAAACAAATAAAGGGAGCGTTTGGGAAAACGGTAAACCTTGCGGGCGGTGCTTATCTCGTTGTTGAACACACGGAAGCCCTTCATGTCATCGATGTAAACAGCGGCAACAGAACTGCAAGCAAAGAAAACCAGGAGGAGAATGCTTTGCAGGTGAACAAGGAAGCCGCTAAAGAAATAGCAAGGCAGCTCCGTCTTCGCGATATGGGCGGTATTGTCGTGATCGATTTTATCGATATGCACAAGCCGGCTAACCGTAAGATTCTGTTCGATCACCTTAGGGACCTTATGTTGCTTGACCGTGCAAAACATACCATATTGCCGCCAAGCAAATTCGGACTTGTGCAGATCACGCGTCAGCGGGTGCGTCCGGAGATGAACATTGTGACGAGCGAGAAGTGTCCGACCTGCAACGGTACCGGAGAAATTAAGGCCAGTATTGTTTTAATGGATGATATTGAAAACAATCTGACCTATATTTTGCAAGAGCAAAACGAAAAAAATATTACGCTGTGTGTTCACCCATACATAGCTGCTTACATCAAGAAAGGGTGGCTTATGTCATTGCAATGGAAATGGTTCTTTAAATTCGGTCAGCGAATTAAAGTTAAATCCGTACCGTCTTACAGTCTGACGGAATTCCACTTCCTTAGCGCTAAGGAAGAAGAGATTAAACTTTAA
- a CDS encoding acyl-CoA dehydrogenase gives MLFQLTEEQLMIRQAARDFAQNELKPGVIERDEHQKFPAEQIRMLGDLGFLGMMVSEKYNGSGMDALSYVLVMEELSKVDASASVVVSVNNSLVCYGLEAFGSEFQKEKYLKQLASGQHIGAFCLSEPEAGSDATSQQTTAEDKGDYYLLNGTKNWITNGSTASTYLVIAQTDKGLKHRGINAFIVEKGMEGFTVGPKENKLGIRGSDTHSLMFNDVKVPKENRIGEDGFGFKFAMKTLEGGRIGIAAQALGIAAGAYELALAYAKTRKAFGKPIADHQAIAFKLAEMATQIEAARLLVYKAAWLKDQGQPYTLAGSMAKLYASKVAMDVTVEAVQIHGGYGYVKEYHVERLMRDAKITQIYEGTSEIQKLVISRDILA, from the coding sequence ATGCTGTTTCAACTAACCGAAGAACAACTGATGATCCGTCAGGCTGCGCGCGATTTTGCGCAGAACGAACTGAAGCCTGGCGTTATTGAGCGTGATGAACATCAGAAATTTCCTGCTGAGCAAATAAGGATGCTGGGTGACCTCGGGTTTCTGGGTATGATGGTATCCGAAAAATACAACGGCAGCGGAATGGACGCCCTGTCTTATGTGTTGGTTATGGAAGAACTCTCAAAGGTTGATGCCTCTGCCTCTGTAGTTGTTTCGGTCAATAATTCGCTGGTATGCTATGGGTTGGAAGCCTTCGGGTCGGAGTTTCAAAAAGAGAAGTATCTGAAGCAGCTCGCCTCAGGCCAGCATATTGGTGCATTCTGCCTGTCTGAACCGGAGGCCGGTTCAGATGCCACCTCGCAGCAGACCACTGCTGAAGACAAGGGGGACTATTATCTGCTTAACGGCACAAAAAACTGGATTACCAACGGTAGTACCGCCAGTACATACCTGGTTATTGCGCAAACGGACAAAGGGCTTAAACACCGTGGTATCAATGCCTTTATCGTTGAGAAGGGGATGGAGGGCTTTACAGTAGGCCCTAAAGAAAATAAGCTCGGCATACGCGGATCGGACACCCACTCCCTGATGTTTAATGATGTGAAGGTGCCGAAGGAGAACCGTATCGGCGAGGATGGATTCGGTTTCAAGTTTGCCATGAAGACCCTCGAAGGAGGACGGATCGGTATAGCCGCACAGGCCCTGGGCATTGCAGCCGGAGCCTATGAACTTGCGCTGGCTTATGCGAAAACACGTAAAGCTTTTGGAAAGCCGATAGCAGATCATCAGGCGATCGCTTTTAAGCTGGCCGAGATGGCGACACAGATTGAGGCGGCGCGGCTGTTGGTGTATAAAGCCGCCTGGTTGAAGGATCAGGGTCAACCCTATACGCTTGCCGGTTCAATGGCGAAGCTATACGCCTCCAAGGTGGCTATGGATGTTACGGTTGAGGCCGTGCAGATTCACGGCGGTTACGGATATGTAAAGGAATATCATGTTGAGCGACTGATGCGTGACGCCAAGATAACCCAGATCTATGAGGGAACATCAGAGATTCAAAAGCTCGTGATTTCCCGGGACATCCTCGCTTAA
- a CDS encoding phage holin family protein, whose protein sequence is MKWIIEILLMGLAVFIGAKLVPGVTIDGFGNAIIAALLIALANATVGFILRVMTFPINFLTLGLVSFVISVLMILMVDNVMDSFETTGFWAAALLAIVLAIIKAIFSALRGDED, encoded by the coding sequence ATGAAATGGATCATTGAAATCTTACTTATGGGACTGGCTGTGTTCATCGGCGCCAAACTGGTTCCTGGTGTTACCATAGACGGATTTGGCAACGCCATTATTGCGGCGCTGTTAATAGCGCTGGCCAATGCCACCGTAGGCTTCATCTTGCGCGTCATGACCTTTCCCATAAACTTTCTGACCCTGGGACTGGTGTCCTTCGTAATCAGTGTACTCATGATACTGATGGTCGACAACGTGATGGATTCTTTTGAGACAACCGGATTTTGGGCCGCCGCGCTGCTGGCCATTGTACTGGCTATCATTAAGGCGATTTTCAGCGCGCTGCGGGGCGATGAAGATTGA
- the rimP gene encoding ribosome assembly cofactor RimP — protein MQIESRVRELVEEKIADRPELFLVDVKMLPNNKLIIHVDGDQGINIQDCAAISRHVGFHLEEENVIDRAYNLEVSSPGIGEPLRMERQYRKNVGREVSVKLVSGETKEGKLLAVNEAGITIEAKLKEKGKKAVLEETSIAFDEITEIKVLISFK, from the coding sequence ATGCAGATAGAAAGCAGAGTAAGAGAACTTGTTGAAGAGAAAATAGCTGACCGGCCTGAGCTTTTTCTGGTTGATGTGAAGATGTTGCCCAATAATAAATTGATCATTCATGTTGATGGTGATCAGGGAATTAATATTCAGGATTGTGCAGCAATTAGCAGGCATGTAGGTTTTCATCTGGAAGAAGAGAACGTCATCGACCGGGCTTATAACCTGGAGGTGTCCTCGCCGGGAATTGGTGAGCCGCTTCGGATGGAACGTCAATACAGAAAGAACGTTGGTCGCGAAGTAAGTGTGAAGCTTGTAAGTGGTGAAACTAAAGAAGGAAAATTGCTGGCTGTAAATGAGGCCGGAATAACGATAGAGGCAAAACTAAAAGAAAAAGGAAAGAAAGCAGTGCTGGAAGAAACCAGTATCGCCTTTGATGAAATAACAGAAATAAAGGTTTTAATTTCATTTAAATAA
- the nusA gene encoding transcription termination factor NusA, giving the protein MSNINLIDSFQEFKDFKNIDRPTVISVLEEVFRSMLRKKYGTDENCDVIVNPDNGDLEIWRTRKVMEDGFSEDDDLEIELAEAKQLDPDLEVGDDYIEQITLESFGRRAILAARQTLVSKVLELEKDEIFKKYKDRVGEIVTGEVYQVWKKETLVLDDEGNELLMPKSEQIPADYFKKGDSVRAVILKVDMVNATPKIIISRIAPEFLQRLFEIEVPEIFDGLITIKKIVREPGERAKVAVESYDDRIDPVGACVGMKGSRIHGIVRELKNENIDVINFTNNISLYITRALSPAKITSIKLDDERKHAAVYLKPDQVSLAIGRGGHNIKLAGKLTGYEIDVYRETDEEDEDVDIEEFSDEIDSWIIDELKAIGCDTAKSVLALSVEDLAKRTDLEEETIKEVMSILKSEFE; this is encoded by the coding sequence ATGAGCAATATTAATTTAATCGATTCATTTCAGGAGTTTAAGGACTTCAAGAATATCGACCGCCCTACAGTAATTAGCGTGCTGGAAGAGGTATTTCGCAGTATGCTGCGCAAAAAGTATGGTACAGATGAGAACTGTGACGTAATTGTGAATCCGGATAACGGGGATTTGGAGATCTGGCGTACAAGAAAGGTTATGGAGGATGGGTTTTCTGAGGATGATGACCTGGAGATTGAGCTTGCCGAAGCCAAACAGCTTGATCCTGACCTGGAAGTAGGCGATGATTATATTGAACAGATCACTTTGGAGAGCTTCGGAAGACGGGCGATCCTGGCTGCACGTCAGACACTGGTATCTAAGGTTCTGGAGCTTGAAAAGGATGAGATATTCAAAAAGTATAAGGATCGCGTAGGTGAGATCGTAACCGGTGAGGTTTACCAGGTTTGGAAGAAAGAAACGCTTGTGCTTGATGATGAGGGTAATGAGTTGCTCATGCCTAAATCGGAGCAGATACCTGCCGATTACTTTAAGAAAGGTGACAGCGTTCGTGCCGTGATCCTTAAAGTAGACATGGTTAATGCTACGCCAAAGATCATTATTTCAAGGATTGCGCCTGAATTTCTGCAGCGTTTGTTCGAGATCGAAGTTCCTGAGATTTTTGATGGACTTATTACCATTAAAAAGATCGTTCGGGAGCCGGGTGAGCGTGCCAAGGTGGCTGTGGAATCTTACGACGACCGGATTGATCCGGTTGGTGCCTGCGTGGGTATGAAGGGTTCACGTATTCACGGAATTGTACGTGAGCTTAAGAATGAGAACATCGACGTGATTAATTTTACCAATAACATTTCTTTATACATCACCCGGGCGCTTAGTCCGGCCAAGATCACATCGATTAAACTGGATGATGAGCGTAAGCATGCCGCAGTTTACCTGAAGCCTGATCAGGTTTCGCTCGCGATTGGTCGCGGCGGCCACAATATCAAACTGGCAGGTAAATTGACCGGATATGAGATCGACGTATATCGTGAGACAGATGAAGAGGATGAGGATGTGGATATTGAAGAGTTCTCAGATGAGATCGATAGCTGGATCATTGACGAACTGAAAGCGATAGGCTGTGATACGGCAAAGAGCGTTCTGGCCCTTTCGGTAGAGGACCTTGCTAAACGTACGGATCTTGAAGAAGAAACCATCAAGGAAGTAATGAGTATTCTGAAATCAGAATTTGAATAG